A window of the Desulfobacula toluolica Tol2 genome harbors these coding sequences:
- a CDS encoding GDP-mannose 4,6-dehydratase, with amino-acid sequence MKRAIIFGVSGQDGAFLAQLLLGKNYRVIGVSRTMRTDSFHNLELLNIRNKIELVSSSIHDFRSVFTIMNRYKPDEVYNLAGQSSVARSFDEPFETFESISVANLNLLEVIRILKLPVRLYNAGSGDCFGNMDGQTACEETPFRPQSPYGVAKSAAYFQVANYRKAYDIFACTGILFNHESYLRPEEFVTQKIVKAACLIAKGQADELLLGNISIERDWGWAPEYVTAMWMMLQTKKADDYIIATGITLSLKEFIAVVFDYLDLNWKKYVKTDDQFLRPTDIQTIRANPGKAEKKLNWKARYNGYDVARMMVDAELKYQKK; translated from the coding sequence ATGAAAAGGGCAATTATATTTGGAGTTTCAGGGCAGGATGGGGCTTTTTTAGCTCAATTATTACTGGGAAAAAATTATCGGGTGATTGGTGTCTCCCGGACTATGCGCACAGATTCTTTCCATAATCTTGAGCTTTTAAATATCCGTAACAAGATAGAACTGGTTTCATCTTCAATTCATGACTTTAGAAGTGTTTTTACGATTATGAACAGATATAAACCGGATGAAGTCTACAACCTTGCCGGGCAAAGTTCTGTTGCCCGCTCCTTTGATGAACCATTTGAAACATTCGAAAGTATCAGCGTTGCCAACCTGAATCTTCTTGAAGTGATTCGAATTTTAAAACTTCCTGTAAGGCTGTATAACGCAGGCTCAGGGGATTGTTTTGGCAATATGGACGGGCAAACAGCCTGTGAAGAAACACCGTTTCGACCCCAAAGTCCCTATGGGGTTGCTAAATCTGCTGCATATTTCCAGGTTGCCAATTATCGAAAGGCCTATGATATTTTTGCATGCACAGGTATTTTGTTTAATCATGAATCCTATCTGAGACCAGAAGAGTTTGTTACTCAAAAAATTGTGAAGGCAGCTTGTCTGATTGCCAAGGGCCAGGCAGATGAATTGCTGCTGGGTAATATCTCGATTGAGCGGGATTGGGGGTGGGCACCCGAGTATGTAACCGCCATGTGGATGATGCTTCAAACAAAAAAAGCGGATGATTATATTATTGCCACAGGTATTACATTGAGTTTGAAAGAGTTTATTGCTGTGGTTTTTGATTATCTTGATTTGAATTGGAAAAAATATGTTAAAACAGATGATCAATTTTTACGGCCCACTGATATACAGACAATTCGTGCAAATCCTGGAAAAGCTGAGAAAAAACTCAACTGGAAAGCCAGGTATAATGGTTATGATGTAGCCAGAATGATGGTTGATGCTGAATTGAAGTACCAAAAAAAATAA
- the gmd gene encoding GDP-mannose 4,6-dehydratase gives MKKALITGITGQDGAYLTEFLINKDYEVHGIKRRSSSFNTHRIDHLYQEQHVKDRNLILHYGDMTDSSNLIRIVQKVQPDEVYNLAAQSHVAVSFEAPEYTADTDALGTLRLLEAIKTLNLHKTCRFYQASTSELFGKVQEFPQTEKTPFHPRSPYAVAKMYAYWIVVNYREAYGMYACNGILFNHESHLRGETFVTRKITRALARIVLGLKDCVYLGNLDAKRDWGHAKDYVEMQWLMLQQEIPDDFVIATGIQHSVRQFVEIAAKELGITLGWEGSGVEEKGIVDTVVPDKTKFHGKQLKPGDVIVQIDPRYFRPAEVETLLGDSSKANKELGWKPQISFQELVREMVCYDMEEAKRDAFCKQEGFRVWDFHE, from the coding sequence ATGAAAAAAGCATTAATAACCGGTATCACCGGACAGGATGGGGCGTATCTTACCGAGTTTCTGATTAATAAGGACTATGAAGTTCATGGAATAAAAAGGCGGTCCTCCTCATTTAACACCCATCGAATCGATCATCTTTATCAGGAACAGCATGTGAAAGACAGGAATCTTATCCTCCATTACGGGGATATGACAGATTCTTCAAATCTGATCCGGATTGTTCAAAAGGTTCAGCCCGATGAGGTTTATAATTTGGCTGCCCAGTCCCATGTGGCGGTTTCCTTTGAAGCACCTGAATATACGGCTGATACAGATGCTCTCGGAACACTGCGCCTGCTTGAGGCTATTAAAACCCTTAACCTTCATAAAACCTGCCGGTTTTACCAGGCTTCCACCTCTGAGTTATTCGGCAAGGTACAGGAATTTCCCCAGACGGAGAAGACACCATTTCACCCCAGATCACCCTATGCAGTTGCAAAAATGTATGCTTACTGGATTGTGGTGAACTACAGGGAAGCCTATGGCATGTATGCGTGCAACGGGATATTATTCAACCATGAATCACACTTGAGAGGGGAAACCTTTGTAACCCGGAAAATTACCAGGGCACTGGCCCGGATTGTTCTGGGTTTAAAAGACTGCGTTTATCTTGGTAATCTTGATGCCAAAAGAGATTGGGGGCATGCAAAGGACTATGTTGAGATGCAGTGGCTCATGCTTCAGCAGGAAATCCCGGATGATTTTGTTATTGCAACCGGAATTCAGCATTCAGTAAGACAATTTGTTGAAATTGCCGCAAAAGAACTTGGTATTACCTTGGGATGGGAAGGAAGCGGAGTTGAGGAAAAAGGCATTGTTGATACGGTGGTACCTGACAAAACAAAGTTTCATGGCAAGCAACTCAAACCGGGAGACGTGATTGTTCAAATCGACCCGCGCTATTTTCGTCCTGCCGAGGTTGAAACCCTTCTGGGCGACTCTTCAAAGGCCAACAAAGAACTTGGCTGGAAACCGCAGATTTCCTTTCAAGAACTGGTCAG